Genomic segment of Arachis hypogaea cultivar Tifrunner chromosome 16, arahy.Tifrunner.gnm2.J5K5, whole genome shotgun sequence:
TCCCACTGGTTCTAGCCTCACCATCAGCCGGGACAAAGTCCGTGATGCACTCTTATCTCTGGTTCAGGTACTTTATTTTACCATCTTTGTGACTTTTTATAATTTGATACTTTGAATTGTATTTTAGGGTGTCATTCATCACTCCTACTTTACCCACCAAGCACCTAATGTTGTGAGTTGCAACCCACCTTAGTTTTTTACCATATGATTTTGGAGTATTTCCCAAGGCAGTGTGTCTGGTTTGAGCCATGACTACTGCTCACAGGATTTAAGGGAAGGGTGAAAAATGTTATATACTAATTAGACACTACTTAAGTGCACCAAGTCTTATTTGTACAGTATAAACAGTATCAACTATCTTGAAAGTATGTAGTTAGCGATATATATTTAGCTTTACCCTTAGAGGGAAAGCATATACCATAATCAATTTATCCAAACTAATAATATGAAACTATTATGAGTTAGTAGAAAATTTCAGAGTTTTGCCACCTTGAGAATAATTGGAGAAGAAAAACCTTAATCTTTGAACTCATTATAGCATGACATTAAGTTGTAGTTTATAGTTTTGAGCGGTTTACTAACTTCTTATCTCTACTATATATTATGGGGATATAAGAACGATTGGTGTACAactttcttttctaaaatacccttcattatatataatttataaaaaaatatttttgttttattatttccaAGACTTAAATCCAGCTATAAGTCACTTGTTATTTCatctaatttcatttttattgcttttacacaaatttaataaataaaagtgtGTTAGTGCTTATTGATACACTAGTATTTATAATGGAGTGTCAAATTTCCATCCTAGAAATGTTCAGTATAAAAATGAATCTTTGTATTGTATATACTTTGCAAGAGAATTGAATCAGTGCTTTTTCTTTTACCCGAAGTCTTACCATCTTTTTAGCTTCTAGTTTCTACCCCACTTCCTCCCTAtgaaactttttaaatatttgtcCACTGACAAAATTCCTGTGTGCCAGGATGATCAATTCATTGACTTGGTGTTCCAAACATTTCTGAAGCTGAATCATTCTTGAGGAGTTCGAATTTTGAGTGTTGGGTGAAAACCTGGTATAAATGACCGCTGTACATAATAGTTACACTCCCACATTACTAACAGGAGCCTCATATCTCTCATTATAACGTAGTATAGATGTCCGACTGTATGCCTGTTAAGTCTGTCCTCGTTCAGTGCTTCGTCTGTTTGAATCTACTGAGTTTTGGCCACCACTCTTCCAAGTATCTCTGTGATGGCCGATTTCCCAATATACTATGACATAATATAGTGAAATTAACACATAATATTCACCGAATTCATGTACGTATTTGTGGACAATGACGAAATAAAATGATAATGAATATATATGAGAATGGATATTGTCACTCTTAGTTTGATAatgtcattttttataaatttatgcaaatatacaatataaaaaaattatgtatgatTATATGTGGAGTAACATTATAAAAAATGAGTGACAATATCATTTCTCTATAtagagatataaaaatttaatacacTAAATACTATTGTAACCGTCCATGTGTACGCGAGATTTAATGGTGAAATATTATGGAGAATTCATAGTCTCTAATTCCGGTGTATTGAAGTGGTCATCTGTAATGATCTAATGGTAATTTGGTGGTTCGATTTTCTTCTTTCtacattttattttcagtttgcTAGCACCTATGTTCCTTTGTATAAACATGGGGATCCTATGTAATTTAGTTTTATATCAGGTCTTCTGTCTTGGAATAAATACATTGCAGTGTAGTACTCTGCTTTGCTTATTACATTAGAAGTTTAGAACATATCTTTCGAGTTTAGACGGATCAAGCTGTTTAGCTTATTTTACATCATGTTAAACATTGTTGGAGTGCAAGAGGCTCTAATTTCTGTGGATAATGCCACACATATGGGTAGGTACAATCTGCACTCAATATGAGCCAAACCAATAAAAGATTAGTTGATAGTTTAGTTGATGATTCATTATTGTTAATTGATGAAATCACATTtactattttgaaaatataaataataaaaagaaaggtATAGTACTATTTTAGTCCCCAACCTTTGAGTCAAATCCTAATTTGGTTTCTGTTCATATTCTGGTCTACTACTTAGCCATACCTAAAATGAATGAAGCCCAATCAACATATATTATCCGGATTGACGCCTACTCGACCTCATAAAGGTCGGACATAGCGACGCTATCCTAACCTTGTTTGTCCGAATAAGTAACTAACTGTTACAATCTCTCCTACTCATTTAGAAAGGAGATCTCAACAATCTCCCTAATAAAAGGAAGTAACAAACCCACCATCGAAGATTGAACTATttcaaaggtggaactacttcaaAGGTGATTATTGACTCTATATCTACacttataaataccctgacactctCAAATATTCTTCGAACTTCAATTTattaaaaacctgcctaaaaacCCTTGCTAAATTAAGTATCGGagttccttgcaggtaccaccccccacgaGGAACTCGGACGGCCTCACCCCTACAGGAGAAGACGTCGAACCTTTCACCCAAAGGCATTTAGACCTCACGTTCAGGCTCAAGCCACCCTAGTTCTAGGTAAGTCTCAGAACATTGTCGtcgttgccaaagatctggtaatcaATACCGTACGATAGCGGACGACATTTCGGAAGATGGACACACGACTTCCAATTCGGAAGCCTGAGAAGAAGAGCCACATAATGATAAATGAGTGTTAGTCATACCTTTTCGAATGGATAAAGAAAAAGGTGTTGCCAGAGACACATATCAGTCAAACCCGAAAGGACACAAGATAAGCTCAGAAATTCATCGATCTAAAAGATCCGGGCCAAGAGCTGCCttaagacaaaacacttagagtcaataACTTCAAACATCTTTCCTTGGTTGAATTGTAAACTTCAAGGATCCTCATAATACAATTTGgaatttagtttttgaaagatCCTTGATTTTTAAGTATACAAAATCcataaaaaataagagaagtctGTATGTAATAATGGGAGATCATTATAAACTCCACCTTTACTTGGACTTGAATTCACAATATCTTCAAttctttagttatttttagtttttttattagttttcttaGATTTAAATCAAAGTTCTTATGTTTTTAGTGAAGATTTGATGTAATCATATGCTTGGAGTTGTTTTAGAATGATTGTATTTTCAAACTAGGATGAATTTTATGAGAAAACACAAGTGCACTTCCAAGAAGGAACATAAGGTTGGTGCCAGGCTTGAAAAGACCAAGCCCAGCACCCTGGACTGGCGCCCAATGCCCCTGCTCCAAGTTGGGCACCCAACCTTCAAGCTCAACACTAAGGAAGTGGCGCCCAGCACCTTAATCCCATACCCATCGCCCAACTCTTCCATCACCAAGCCTAGCGCCTTCGTGCTTGGGAGAAGGCAAAGTGGGCTGGCGCCCAGCGCCCAAATCCAGAGCCCAATTCCAAGTGCAAATTTCACTCCCAATGATTCAAAATGTTTCAAAGTCCAGTGCCAATTCAAGGAGCCCAGCATCAAGACCAAATTCAACTCTCAGAAAGCTTCAATTcaatttaagatttaagatttaaatGATTAGTTATCAATAACTTCTTCTAGAAAGATAGGATATGGTTTGTTAGGATTTAGATTACATtacatttgaatttgaataggtTGTTATCTTTCTTTTCGAGAGATaagattagtttttaaatttcaaaagttAGGAAGTTAAGATATAAATACGTGAACAAGGTTCACAAGAAGGATCGGAGATATTGGAGTCTACAGATCAAAACTCTTTAGTCTTAGGTTAATTTTCTTTCTactatgagtaactaaacctcctctGTTAAAGGTTAggagttctattttatttttatggattaataatacaagcgttttctttattttaattcatgctattctactttttcaaaattgagTTTCGTTTTTCATATTTAATGAttagaaataacagaaaatattCTAACTTTGTTTTAGATTCTGTTATTACTTTAgaaaatttaatatcaaaattagctTGAAACTCTTTCTCATGGTTTTCAACTTGACTAGGAATAGTATTTTGAAAGTTGTGTGGTTTTAAATCGAAACCGTTCTTTACCTTTCTCTTAATTAGTTGACTAAAAAATTGACAATTAATTAAGAGAAATTAGattgccaagaaattggaatttaattaTAAAGGATTTGCTGTGAAAAgatttttgcatgagtttagaAAAATCCAAAGTGTTGCTATTTCTAAGAATTTAACATCTGCGAAGCCTTTGACATCCTCCCTATTTTTGATTACCTCTCCAAAATTTCTAAGCTTTCTCTCATGTATAATAACAATCTTTTTAACTGTTCTTGCTTCTACTTCACTATCAAGATTCCTCTTACCAAGGTTTGATTGATCTGATTAGAGATTTAATTAGACGTTGCTTGATTCAATCCGTTAATTATCGTGTGAACGATATCCACTTACCGTGGTATTACTTAATAcgatttggtgcacttgccaatatCCAAGCGTATTAGTTTTGGCTAATTAAGTTTTTGGTGCAGTTGTTGGAGATTAATTGAGATTGACAACAAACAAACATCCTGTTGAATTACTAACATAgatcttgttttattttattttctttattccaTTTAATTATTCTTTCCTTATTGTATTTTTCTTCTTTACTCCACACGGTACATTTGATTTCTTGTTGTTTTTGTGCATGCAAGGGGAAGAGGATTGTATTCTTTTCGATCTGAAAATTGAGAAGACGCTTGCACAAATAAGAAAGAGATCAAGAACTAAGAGAGGAGAGGTAGAAAGAATGGCAGAGGAGAAATCGTCCCAAACGTTAGGGACGATCTCGGATCTAAGCTCCATTTAAAGATTTAtcgctggccaatgagttgctgcatgcataAGGTGGGATTCAAATCCCTGATACTTTCTTAAGCGGATATGAGTGAGTTGACAACTCGACTAACTCAAGTTGGTTAATTGGtagctatatatttttttttttttggtttgcaaTTGGTTGCTATATTTGTGAGtaaccaaagcaaaaaaaaataattagatgtTGATCAAGTTGTTGCAAGCTAGCCCACATCAAAGCTGGGCTTGCTGTGGGTGTTAAGCCCACTTACAACTGAGAGGAGACTATTTGGTAATTTGGGTGTGAGCTTGGAAACTGGTCGGCACTGTTTCCGTTATTGTGTGTTGGAAGCTCCAACTCGATGGCGGCTTTTCGGAGAATGATTAGCTTAGGATCGAACAGAACTTTGACTCCACCCTCTCTTCTCACTTTCCGCAGAGGAATCGCTTTCAAGCTCTTCGTTGGAGGTCTCTACTCTCAACTCTCAAAACCTCTTACTTGTTCTTTCTCTTGCTACTTCTCTATTCATTGGAGTTCTCTCGTTTTTGATCTCCTGCAACcctatttatattattttcttattgatttattcatttattttgatGAAGCGTCTGAAACCTGTCTTCCTGTATCACTTCTTTATATTAAGTGACTCCAATGTGAACCCATCCAAAACTAATTCACTGGTTTGAATAATTTGAAAACGAGATGATTGAACAACCATATGTTAATTCAATATAATTGTCAACTTACTTTGTGCAAAACAGGATGTGTATGTGAAAATTAAATTAGGAAAGTTAGAGTGTTTATTTCTTCATTTATTTTAAATGAATGTTCACTGAGTTGTATGTTGTCACTGTTATGTGTTATAGAATCATTTCCGTGTTCACTTTGTTGCTCAATGGGATCTAGCCATTCATCATCATCTTGTTTGGCAAACAATGGAACATCACATAACAAATCAATCTCAGGGCTTTATGCTGCTGTCAAAATATTGCCCATTATTGCTGTTTTCAACATCTAGTTAActtgaatgcatgaattttgtgttttattttagcTTTTGGGAAAGGGTCATTCATCGTTAGAATTGTGCTGCGCGGTTCATTATTTTGCAGGATTGTCTGTGCACACGACGGAGAAAGGATTGACTGATGCTTTCTCTGATTGCGGACAAGTAATTGAAGGTAGCTTCAGAATAAGAAAAATGCACTAACATTATTCATAGCTAGTATCTCATGGTTTAGGCTTCTGGAGTTGTGACTGTTTTAATTGTGTTTACAGCTAAAATTATAACAGACAGGGTATCGGAGAGATCTAAAGGGTTTGGGTTCGTCACCTTTGCTTCACGGGATGAGGCTGCGAATGCCATTTCACAGATGAATGGGAAGGTAAATTTATCAAACTTGCCACACACCTCTTCTGTTGTGGGAGGCTTAGAATTTAGTAGAGTGAAAATTGGCACTAAGTTTTTACATATTGCAGGCACTAAATGGCCGCGATATCTTTGTTGATTATGCGAAACCAACTTATTCCAAGAGTACTGGAATGCCCATTGCAAGAGGACCCCCTGAACTCCCCACAGTTGATAGTTGATTTTCCATATGAGATATTGTATTTGATGCAGCTGAATTAAGCCCACAATATTTTGCAGACCGAGTAGGTAGCATGTGCAGAACTGAGTATCTTTTAGGATCATGGATGCACACAATTACAACAATTACAAGAATTGCTCAGCAGAACAAAGTaataggtgaaggatttatgtAATAGAATACTGGCGTTTGGAGAAATTTTTTGGCCGTTTTTATGTTCTACTTTGATTTGATTAATTACATAGATATATAAATAAGGGCCATGGATTCCTTACTCCCACTTTTATGTGGGAGTATCATTAGCCAAcactaaaataattataaaaagaaccctatttttttgtttttaaaaaaatcaataattagaTATTGACcctttaattacttttttttacacatttttcttttttctctttaatttcagatTCAACGTAGCGGTGAGGGTGAGACATTTGGTCTGCTAGGgttttttttccctctttcaaTCACTGTAGCGGTGTAGCCATTCTCTCTTCCTCTCCCTCCGCAGTCTCTCTCGTTCGCTTCAGCCGCCGCCGCAACCCGCTTCAGCCGCTGCCGCAACAAGCTTCATCCGCCGCTGCAACAAGCGTCCGCCGCCGCGCAACCCGCTTCCCCTGCCGCCGCGCAACACGCTTACCCGCCGCCGCAACCTAATTTTCTATTAGGTGTCGTTTTTTCCCAATCTCTTgtatatgatatattttattgTTAATTGTCCCTTTATGTGTTTTAATCtatgttaattgctttcatattttttgtataattcaAATGTGCAGTTGTCCTTTAAGCTTTTGATTTTGTTCTTCAAAGTCTCGCCTATTTGTTTTTCTTAATATTATACAGTAATTTTCAATTCTCTTTGAAGACGTGTTGTTATGGCTTACGAATGAACTTGTGTCAATTTTATATGAGAAATAAAAGGTTCCACAGGTCTAGCATGCACACACAAGTGGTACTAAAGCTGCAAAGATAATTCTAAATTTTACTGACattcaattatatttttgtttctgaAGCAGtgtctcttttttgtttttgtcataTTAATTACAAACACAACAACActacataattcaattgaaatacTCATTGCTGTATATTTACTGGAACATTGAACATGAAATCATTCTCAATTGTATTAATGTTGATCACTGGTTTTAGAGTTCCAATAATTTAGAAATAGCGGTGATctcaaaatgaaaataataataacaaatatataaagTTGACTACATGTGTAATTTTGATTTAGTTAATTAGATCAGTTACTGTTCGAGTGCAAACTGAAAAGGTGTAATAgcatataaaattaaagtataataatAAGACAATATTCATTAATTTTGAATCTTAGAGCATAACAAGTAGTTAataaacaaaatatgaaaaagTGTAGGAGAGGAAAGAGGCACACAAAACCCAACGGCTGCTGTGCATCTTTTAATTAAGGAGCTTCTGCCTCATCTGTTCTTGTTTTTTGAGGTAACCTTTATCTTGTATGCGGAAGATTGTCATAAGAAATTGCTTGTTGAGATTTGTAGCACCTGTATTTgtgtttttttccttcttttttgttatttagaatGAGGCAATCCAAGCCACAAAATACTTACTTTTATTTAGCCTTTAGAAGTATTATAGAAATAACCTTTGGGGATTTTTGGTGCTGACTTTATCTTCTTCCAATCTCTGTTATACTATAATTTattcaagcaaaaaaaaaaaaaaaaacaaaaaacaagaaataagGAGATTGactttagtgaaaaattcactgTGGCTTGGGGTAATGTTTACGTACATACTTTTATGTTGTTGAAAATATCTAATTAtcaattctttcaaaaataaaatagtttgtCTCAACTTGTTAGTATCTTTTAATATGTTCAGCCTTGTTTTTCACACATAAAGAAGAGTCTTGCTCCACTAGCTGACCTCATCTAGTGGGACAAGACTCTTCTTCTTATCTTCTTTCAAATTACTTAAGCAACTTATTTAAATAGTATTAGAAAATTGTTATTCGAATTAAAGACGATCTGTTGTCATTGTTGCTCTCTTGTATATTATGGATTCTCTTTCCTGTCATAGGGCAAGCTGCCAGATGTTTCCTAGAAAAACACATTGGGAGATGGATATTGTAGGAGCTaattgttttcttatttttttaattttgcctCTTTAATAAATCCAGTTTCACCAAAATGAATAAATAAGTAAACTACCTGATGTCTCCTGATATTTTTATCCTTTGTATCCAGAAATGTTGTTAGTaataatgaaatttgaaattttaaaggtTTTATTGAAATTATATGTTTGTGATAACTACAAATTTAGATGTTATATTCTTGTCGAATcacagaaaattatattttacacaCTGTTGAACTGTATCATGCTTGTTGATTTTACATTTATTTGACAAATGCAAAAGCAACTTATCACATATAAGAAGCTAATTAAGCATTCTTGTATGTCTTGTCTACTAGTAAAGTAGTATATACTTATATTCAGACATGTTTTTGTTTTGAGATGTAGTGGATTTGAGTACCATTTACTTTCTGGTTAATCTCATTTTAATTGAGCTTTCCTTGTAATTGTTTTTAACTTGATATTCTTTTTCTGCTGGATCATTTGACGTGAATACTTTATGCCTTCCAGCCTCTAAAGAAATAATTAGTTTTCCAGCTCCTGCCAtattaattgtttttattttgggTCTTAAACAGGCACAGGTAAGACAGCTAGGAGAACATAAAAGTGTCCACCGTGACTTAAATGTTGCATTTGGGAAGTGGGAATTCAGTCCTTTGGATTTGCAAAATCTATTTCCAACTAATGAAGGTTCAGCCCATATTTAGCAAGGAGATGACAATTTGATAGTGCCTGTTCAAGTGCAACGTTACAAGAATGAGCTGGTGAAAATTGGTTAACCTTTTTCTGTTTGGTACCGAAGATTGGTTATCTTAGAGAGTTTTTTTCTTTATATGATTGAATCTATACCTTATATAGCAGTTTTTTTATACAAGGTTTTGTGGAAACGCTACCT
This window contains:
- the LOC112754556 gene encoding small RNA-binding protein 11, chloroplastic; translated protein: MAAFRRMISLGSNRTLTPPSLLTFRRGIAFKLFVGGLSVHTTEKGLTDAFSDCGQVIEAKIITDRVSERSKGFGFVTFASRDEAANAISQMNGKALNGRDIFVDYAKPTYSKSTGMPIARGPPELPTVDS